One window from the genome of Esox lucius isolate fEsoLuc1 chromosome 23, fEsoLuc1.pri, whole genome shotgun sequence encodes:
- the zc3hc1 gene encoding nuclear-interacting partner of ALK yields the protein MATIGSRGNSLDNTPNRQFKSGFASPEKVRELLNAGVLSNENRLNGTQGELVSAAPNGNSQVPCEASNKDGFFTRVESYSCLKWAGKPRTLSPLRCASYGWINMGCDMLKCSSCKAFLCASLQPTLDFRKYESRVAEITGQLQTQHEKFCPWPDFPCPDRFWLVPINEPSVLLSSFLERYHTTCLLEQQLPAMKPEQLKNMSLTEDVISILLELIEDEVKKQGMSPLKSTSVALPVQVAACIVALCGWAGSPALNSMSLPILTCSFCMRKVGTWNFHQMEGTGKAAEGDSPKSPSTPTSSTPLPALEAPAQGERKMPTSPSPCPTPCRRGLRSQDKTRGSEQRDGSPGPVVFRTRSRDSPSPGEEPPSPLLKGKRPVTRSRGQSEGTESEGTASGASSPQRNPKRLCLSSANSPEGPLQRNVFDPLAQHRDWCPWVNVEENSQPCGGIPVPGQDGEVQQGWKSALNQLLTMKKSFTSNKETSPSQDPHEKSKRVFAIFRQWQVSSPS from the exons ATGGCTACTATTGGTAGTCGCGGAAATAGTCTTGACAATACTCCGAATAGACAATTTAAATCAGGTTTTGCTTCTCCCGAGAAAGTCCGTGAGCTTCTCAATGCCGGTGTTTTGTCGAATGAAAATCGATTAAATGG TACTCAGGGGGAGCTGGTTTCAGCAGCACCAAATGGGAACAGTCAGGTTCCCTGTGAAGCATCTAACAAAGATGGCTTTTTTACAAGAGTGGAGTCCTACTCA TGTCTGAAATGGGCAGGAAAGCCCAGGACACTGTCCCCCCTGAGGTGTGCCAGCTATGGCTGGATCAACATGGGATGTGACATGCTGAAATGTTCAAGTTGCAAGGCTTTTCTCTGTGCATCTCTACAGCCAACACTGGACTTCAGGAAAT ATGAATCGCGTGTAGCAGAGATTACTGGGCAACTACAGACACAACATGAGAAGTTTTGTCCGTGGCCAGACTTTCCATGCCCAG acCGGTTCTGGCTGGTCCCTATTAACGAGCCCTCAGTGCTTCTCAGTTCCTTCCTGGAGCGCTATCACACCACTTGTCTCCTGGAGCAGCAGCTGCCTGCCATGAAGCCGGAACAGCTTAAAAACAtg TCATTGACAGAAGATGTGATCAGTATTCTGCTGGAGTTAATTGAAGATGAGGTGAAGAAGCAGGGCATGTCCCCTTTGAAGTCTACATCTGTGGCACTTCCCGTCCAGGTGGCTGCCTGCATTGTGGCCCTTTGCGGCTGGGCTGGAAG CCCAGCGCTGAACTCCATGAGCTTGCCCATCCTCACATGCTCGTTCTGCATGCGTAAAGTTGGAACGTGGAACTTTCACCAGATGGAGGGAACGGGCAAAGCGGCAGAGGGAGATTCACCAAAGTCCCCGTCCACTCCGACGTCGTCGACACCCCTGCCAGCGCTCGAGGCCCCGGCGCAGGGGGAGAGGAAGATGCCCACCTCGCCTTCCCCTTGCCCCACTCCCTGCCGCAGGGGCCTGAGGAGCCAGGACAAGACCAGGGGCTCCGAGCAG CGCGACGGTAGTCCCGGCCCTGTGGTGTTCCGCACCCGCAGCAGGGATTCTCCCAGCCCTGGTGAGGAGCCCCCCAGCCCCCTGCTCAAGGGGAAGAGGCCTGTGACACGGAGCCGGGGCCAGAGCGAGGGAACAGAGAGTGAGGGGACAGCTTCAGGGGCCTCAAGTCCCCAGCGCAATCCCAAACGCCTGTGCCTCTCATCAGCCAATAGCCCT GAGGGACCCCTTCAAAGGAATGTGTTTGACCCACTAGCCCAGCACAGGGACTGGTGCCCCTGGGTAAATGTAGAGGAAAACAGCCAGCCTTGTGGTGGTATACCCGTTCCGGGCCAAGACGGAGAGGTTCAGCAGGGCTGGAAGTCTGCCCTCAATCAGCTTCTCACCATGAAAAAGAGCTTCACCTCAAACAAGGAAACCAGTCCATCACAG GATCCACATGAAAAGTCCAAAAGAGTGTTTGCCATATTCCGTCAGTGGCAGGTGTCTTCCCCGTCTTAG